The Drosophila nasuta strain 15112-1781.00 chromosome 2L, ASM2355853v1, whole genome shotgun sequence genome window below encodes:
- the LOC132783587 gene encoding rap guanine nucleotide exchange factor 2 isoform X1, which produces MDPYHHIRHHYPPSSTAGPTLLGGNGNGSNNNNGSTTASTAAINRPELHQKCNRGSHSSDTSSAYSGSDTMASVYGSSLEAEEIDLSGLVESVVDSDEEDLAESMDSLNVRDAVRDCLEKDPSERSEDDVEILLEFTQGLKAFTNITLAVRRALCSVMVFAVVDKAGTVVMSDGEELDSWSVLINGAVEIEHANGTREELQMGDSFGILPTMDKLYHRGVMRTKCDDCQFVCITQTDYYRIQHQGEENTRRHEDDNGRIVMVTELRSIGGSGAESHTAATTGATAAANLNTKRGHVVIRGTPDRLLQQLVEENSMTDPTYVEDFLLTHRIFIQNPQEVTSKLLHWFDLEQLDTHKTQELRDRVTRVVLLWVNNHFTDFEADHEMMEFLEIFEAGLERKKLLSQLRLLHIACAAKARMRSCILTRSSRDEALNFQIIGGYELRGVAAATGNASVGIYISHVEAGSKAQDVGLKRGDQIHEVNGQSLDHVTSKRALELLTGTTHLSIQVKSNLLGFKEIMQALEHGSGSSAGGGGISSTGSGSFKSLRSPRRICANDIAKLHGRSDSTTEELSNRAHMVRLSSVDMLLDQPDCAPPQTPPVGGGSSGGGNLASNFMQQLLQSVNSNSAKKCSAEDGKPGGFMTLAPKRRLQKALAKMKLLNNQQQQQPHATGSGLNDSSDTLLNEPQCKAKLSAASSGSSSCNSTSNGNCNSAGRLYQSQSNPDLSSLNYDNGSEPSATLQVNYLQANLHRPSAASTLTASSMLPPDYPEHVLKVYKSDQTCKYVLIYKETTAHEVVMLTLQEFGIHDPSSNFSLCEVSVGEGGMVKQRRLPDQLQNLAERISFAARYYLKLNDSTEPLVPDELALELVRESGVHFLQLNAYELAIQLTLQDFANFRQIESTEYIDELFELQSKYGVPMLSKFSELVNREMFWVVSEICAEHNIVRRMKIVKQFIKIARHCKECRNFNSMFAIISGLGHGAVSRLRLTWEKLPSKYQRLFNDLQDLMDPSRNMSKYRQLVSAELIAQHPIIPFYPIVKKDLTFIHLGNDTRVDGLINFEKLRMLSKEVRLLTHMCSSPYDLLAILELKGQTPSNALFSLNQMSASQSNAAAGTVIAANAGQATIKRRKKSTAAPNPKKMFEEAQMVRRVKAYLNSLKILSDEDLLHKLSLECEPPHGSTYSGSISHGNSSHRSAGSGSIGGGGSGQGTGSIHNAGGDQLSIYSHTSSSSAPNSSLSLRKRHPSSPTLSTTSSTSSTSDHQRRQQLHNNGPKFGTASPQAVKKMLSLSESSKIRPHQPFVPRHSSALPGVIPPLHHLHAAHGFSTPSGPGGVTAASVAAGVVNAQCTPSPSPCAHRRLASGGNIMPTRAIHERSHSDTPAPPPLPSVDLSLESSSVTTFRDLPLRKSVTSGSVSSCDSGHGSYAQQQQQHHLLTYQQQQQQQQQQPHNEPSPPVYTAADCRLLQQISNNAVTRNLNSPCQSTSTPPSTPTPPPQTPATTITSTQQQQQQQQQLQAASQLPAPPASYLHMRSHQQLQQIQQQLAMPPPPPPVYTASSLYSHHHNNAATNRHLNHMHGGPPNFMDSTKCTICPMPPMNQ; this is translated from the exons ATGGATCCATATCATCATATCAGACATCAT TATCCACCCAGTAGCACAGCCGGGCCAACGTTGCTcggcggcaacggcaacggcagcaacaacaacaacggcagcaccACAGCAAGCACAGCGGCAATCAATCGACCGGAATTGCATCAAAAATGCAATCGAGGATCGCACTCAAGTGACACAAGTTCAGCGTACAGCGGCAGCGATACAATGGCCTCTGTATATGGTTCATCGCTGGAGGCCGAGGAGATTGATCTCTCCGGCCTCGTTGAATCCGTGGTGGACTCCGATGAAGAGGATCTTGCCGAGAGCATGGAT AGTCTCAATGTGCGCGACGCTGTAAGAGATTGTTTGGAGAAGGATCCTTCGGAGCGCAGCGAGGATGATGTGGAAATACTGCTGGAATTCACGCAAGGCCTCAAGGCATTCACCAACATTACGTTGGCCGTGCGTCGTGCCCTCTGCTCTGTGATGGTCTTCGCTGTCGTGGACAAAGCGGGCACCGTTGTCATGTCCGATGGTGAAGAGTTGGATTCGTGGTCGGTGCTTATTAATGGCGCCGTGGAGATTGAGCATGCGAATGGCACACGCGAAGAGCTGCAAATGGGCGATTCATTTGGCATATTGCCCACCATGGATAAGCTGTATCATCGTGGTGTGATGCGCACCAAATGCGACGATTGCCAATTTGTGTGCATCACTCAAACAGATTACTATCGCATTCAGCATCAGGGCGAGGAGAATACCCGACGGCATGAGGACGACAATGGTCGCATTGTTATGGTCACCGAACTGCGTTCGATTGGCGGCAGCGGTGCGGAGAGTCACACAGCTGCCACAACTGGAGCAACAGCCGCTGCGAATCTGAATACAAAGCGTGGTCACGTTGTGATTCGTGGCACGCCGGATCGACTTTTGCAGCAGCTCGTGGAGGAGAATTCGATGACGGATCCCACGTATGTGGAGGACTTTCTGCTCACGCATCGCATCTTCATACAGAATCCCCAGGAGGTGACCAGCAAATTGCTGCATTGGTTCGATCTGGAGCAGCTGGACACGCACAAGACGCAGGAGTTGCGAGATCGCGTCACACGCGTCGTTTTGTTGTGGGTCAACAATCATTTCACCGACTTTGAGGCGGATCACGAGATGATGGAGTTTCTGGAGATCTTTGAGGCCGGTCTGGAACGCAAGAAGCTACTCAGCCAGCTGCGTTTGCTGCACATTGCGTGTGCCGCCAAAGCGCGCATGCGCAGTTGCATCTTGACGCGTTCGTCGCGCGATGAAGCCCTCAACTTTCAAATCATTGGTGGCTACGAGCTGCGTGGCGTTGCTGCAGCCACTGGAAATGCATCGGTGGGCATTTATATATCGCACGTGGAGGCAGGCTCAAAGGCTCAGGATGTGGGCCTCAAGCGTGGCGATCAGATCCATGAAGTCAACGGCCAGTCGCTGGATCATGTGACCAGCAAACGTGCGCTGGAGCTGCTCACGGGCACCACGCATCTGAGCATACAGGTGAAGAGCAATCTGCTGGGCTTTAAGGAGATTATGCAGGCGCTGGAGcatggcagcggcagcagtgCTGGAGGTGGTGGCATCAGCTCAACTGGCAGCGGCAGCTTCAAAAGTTTGCGCAGTCCCCGACGCATTTGCGCCAACGATATTGCCAAGCTGCACGGACGCAGTGATAGCACCACCGAGGAGCTAAGCAATCGGGCGCACATGGTGCGTTTGAGTTCAGTGGACATGCTGCTCGATCAGCCCGATTGTGCCCCGCCCCAGACGCCGCCAGTTGGCGGTGGCAGCAGCGGAGGAGGCAACTTGGCGTCGAATTTCATGCAACAACTGCTGCAGAGCGTCAACTCGAATTCGGCCAAGAAGTGCAGCGCAGAGGATGGGAAACCAGGAGGCTTTATGACGCTGGCGCCGAAGCGGCGACTGCAAAAGGCTTTGGCCAAAATGAAACTACTCaacaatcagcagcagcagcaaccgcatGCGACGGGCAGCGGCCTCAACGACAGCTCCGACACGCTGCTCAATGAGCCGcaatgcaaagcaaagctaTCCGCTGCCAGCtccggcagcagcagctgcaactccACCTCGaatggcaactgcaacagtGCAGGTCGCTTGTATCAATCACAATCGAATCCCGATCTGAGCAGTCTCAACTATGACAACGGCAGTGAACCCAGCGCCACGTTGCAAGTGAACTATTTGCAGGCGAATCTGCATCGTCCGTCGGCGGCCAGCACATTGACAGCCAGCTCGATGCTGCCACCGGATTATCCCGAGCATGTGCTCAAGGTTTACAAGTCGGATCAGACCTGCAAGTACGTGCTGATCTACAAGGAGACGACAGCACACGAGGTGGTGATGTTGACGCTGCAGGAGTTTGGCATACACGATCCCAGCTCCAACTTCTCGCTGTGCGAAGTCAGCGTGGGCGAAGGCGGCATGGTGAAGCAGCGTCGTCTGCCCGATCAGTTGCAGAATCTGGCTGAGCGCATTAGCTTTGCAGCCCGCTACTATCTCAAGCTGAACGACAGCACGGAGCCGCTGGTGCCGGATGAATTGGCGCTGGAATTGGTGCGTGAATCTGGTGTGcactttttgcaattgaatgcCTATGAGTTGGCCATTCAGTTGACGCTGCAGGACTTTGCCAACTTCCGGCAAATCGAGTCCACCGAGTACATTGATGAGCTCTTCGAGCTGCAGTCTAAATATGGTGTGCCCATGCTCAGTAAATTCTCAGAGCTGGTAAATCGTGAGATGTTCTGGGTGGTCAGCGAGATTTGTGCCGAACACAATATTGTGCGACGCATGAAGATCGTCAAGCAGTTCATCAAGATAGCGCGACACTGCAAGGAATGCCGCAATTTCAACTCCATGTTTGCCATCATCTCCGGTTTGGGACACGGCGCCGTCTCGCGGCTGCGTCTGACCTGGGAGAAGCTGCCGTCGAAGTATCAACGCTTGTTCAATGATCTACAGGATCTAATGGATCCGTCTCGCAACATGTCCAAGTACAGGCAACTAGTATCCGCTGAACTGATTGCCCAGCATCCCATCATCCCATTCTATCCAATTGTCAAGAAGGATCTGACCTTTATCCATCTCGGCAACGATACGCGTGTCGACGGTTTGATCAACTTCGAGAAGCTGCGCATGCTCTCCAAGGAGGTGCGACTGCTGACGCACATGTGCAGCTCACCTTACGATCTGTTGGCCATACTCGAGCTCAAGGGTCAGACGCCCTCGAATGCGCTCTTCTCGCTCAACCAGATGTCCGCATCGCAGAGCAACGCGGCTGCCGGCACTGTGATTGCCGCCAACGCGGGGCAGGCGACGATAAAGCGTCGCAAGAAGTCGACGGCGGCGCCGAATCCCAAGAAAATGTTCGAAGAGGCGCAAATGGTGCGTCGGGTGAAGGCGTATTTGAACAGTCTTAAAATACTCAGCGACGAGGATCTGCTGCACAAGCTATCGCTGGAATGCGAGCCACCACATGGCTCCACCTACTCGGGCAGCATTTCGCATGGCAACAGCTCGCATCGCAGTGCCGGAAGTGGCAGCATTGGCGGCGGAGGCAGTGGACAAGGCACTGGCAGCATTCACAATGCTGGCGGCGATCAGCTGAGCATTTACTCGCACACCAGCTCCAGCTCGGCACCGAACTCATCGCTCTCGCTGCGCAAACGCCATCCCAGCTCACCGACCCTTTCTACCACCAGCTCGACGAGCTCCACCAGCGATCATCAGCGTCGCCAGCAGCTGCACAACAATGGTCCCAAATTTGGCACTGCTTCGCCGCAGGCTGTCAAGAAGATGCTATCGCTGTCCGAGTCCTCGAAGATTCGACCGCATCAACCGTTTGTGCCGCGTCACAGCTCAGCTCTGCCGGGCGTCATTCCGCCGCTGCATCATCTGCATGCCGCTCATGGCTTCAGTACGCCGTCTGGTCCTGGAGGCGTCACAGCGGCGTCTGTCGCAGCTGGGGTTGTCAATGCACAGTGCACTCCCAGTCCCAGTCCGTGTGCTCACCGTCGTCTGGCATCAGGAG GCAACATAATGCCCACTCGGGCGATACACGAGCGTTCGCATTCGGACACCCCCGCCCCGCCGCCGCTGCCCTCGGTGGATCTGTCGCTGGAGAGCAGCAGTGTGACAACCTTCCGTGATTTACCGCTACGTAAATCCGTGACTTCCG GTTCAGTTTCATCGTGCGACAGTGGGCATGGCTCCTAcgcccagcaacagcagcagcaccatcTCTTGAcataccaacaacagcagcagcagcagcaacaacagccacacaATGAGCCATCGCCGCCGGTTTACACGGCTGCCGATTGTCGCCTGTTGCAGCAGATATCAAACAATGCAGTGACACGGAATTTAAACAGTCCCTGTCAGAGCACAAGCACACCACCCAGCACACCCACACCACCACCTcaaacaccagcaacaacaataacgagcacccaacaacaacagcaacaacaacaacaactgcaagcaGCATCACAGCTACCCGCACCGCCTGCGTCTTATTTGCATATGCGCAGCcatcagcagctgcagcaaatacaacagcaattggcaatgccaccgccaccgccgcccgTCTACACCGCCAGCAGCCTGTATAGTCATCATCATAACAATGCTGCCACCAACAGGCATCTCAATCACATGCATG GTGGCCCGCCAAATTTTATGGATAGCACCAAGTGTACCATATGTCCCATGCCACCCATGAATCAATAA
- the LOC132783587 gene encoding rap guanine nucleotide exchange factor 2 isoform X2, which translates to MDPYHHIRHHYPPSSTAGPTLLGGNGNGSNNNNGSTTASTAAINRPELHQKCNRGSHSSDTSSAYSGSDTMASVYGSSLEAEEIDLSGLVESVVDSDEEDLAESMDSLNVRDAVRDCLEKDPSERSEDDVEILLEFTQGLKAFTNITLAVRRALCSVMVFAVVDKAGTVVMSDGEELDSWSVLINGAVEIEHANGTREELQMGDSFGILPTMDKLYHRGVMRTKCDDCQFVCITQTDYYRIQHQGEENTRRHEDDNGRIVMVTELRSIGGSGAESHTAATTGATAAANLNTKRGHVVIRGTPDRLLQQLVEENSMTDPTYVEDFLLTHRIFIQNPQEVTSKLLHWFDLEQLDTHKTQELRDRVTRVVLLWVNNHFTDFEADHEMMEFLEIFEAGLERKKLLSQLRLLHIACAAKARMRSCILTRSSRDEALNFQIIGGYELRGVAAATGNASVGIYISHVEAGSKAQDVGLKRGDQIHEVNGQSLDHVTSKRALELLTGTTHLSIQVKSNLLGFKEIMQALEHGSGSSAGGGGISSTGSGSFKSLRSPRRICANDIAKLHGRSDSTTEELSNRAHMVRLSSVDMLLDQPDCAPPQTPPVGGGSSGGGNLASNFMQQLLQSVNSNSAKKCSAEDGKPGGFMTLAPKRRLQKALAKMKLLNNQQQQQPHATGSGLNDSSDTLLNEPQCKAKLSAASSGSSSCNSTSNGNCNSAGRLYQSQSNPDLSSLNYDNGSEPSATLQVNYLQANLHRPSAASTLTASSMLPPDYPEHVLKVYKSDQTCKYVLIYKETTAHEVVMLTLQEFGIHDPSSNFSLCEVSVGEGGMVKQRRLPDQLQNLAERISFAARYYLKLNDSTEPLVPDELALELVRESGVHFLQLNAYELAIQLTLQDFANFRQIESTEYIDELFELQSKYGVPMLSKFSELVNREMFWVVSEICAEHNIVRRMKIVKQFIKIARHCKECRNFNSMFAIISGLGHGAVSRLRLTWEKLPSKYQRLFNDLQDLMDPSRNMSKYRQLVSAELIAQHPIIPFYPIVKKDLTFIHLGNDTRVDGLINFEKLRMLSKEVRLLTHMCSSPYDLLAILELKGQTPSNALFSLNQMSASQSNAAAGTVIAANAGQATIKRRKKSTAAPNPKKMFEEAQMVRRVKAYLNSLKILSDEDLLHKLSLECEPPHGSTYSGSISHGNSSHRSAGSGSIGGGGSGQGTGSIHNAGGDQLSIYSHTSSSSAPNSSLSLRKRHPSSPTLSTTSSTSSTSDHQRRQQLHNNGPKFGTASPQAVKKMLSLSESSKIRPHQPFVPRHSSALPGVIPPLHHLHAAHGFSTPSGPGGVTAASVAAGVVNAQCTPSPSPCAHRRLASGGNIMPTRAIHERSHSDTPAPPPLPSVDLSLESSSVTTFRDLPLRKSVTSGGPPNFMDSTKCTICPMPPMNQ; encoded by the exons ATGGATCCATATCATCATATCAGACATCAT TATCCACCCAGTAGCACAGCCGGGCCAACGTTGCTcggcggcaacggcaacggcagcaacaacaacaacggcagcaccACAGCAAGCACAGCGGCAATCAATCGACCGGAATTGCATCAAAAATGCAATCGAGGATCGCACTCAAGTGACACAAGTTCAGCGTACAGCGGCAGCGATACAATGGCCTCTGTATATGGTTCATCGCTGGAGGCCGAGGAGATTGATCTCTCCGGCCTCGTTGAATCCGTGGTGGACTCCGATGAAGAGGATCTTGCCGAGAGCATGGAT AGTCTCAATGTGCGCGACGCTGTAAGAGATTGTTTGGAGAAGGATCCTTCGGAGCGCAGCGAGGATGATGTGGAAATACTGCTGGAATTCACGCAAGGCCTCAAGGCATTCACCAACATTACGTTGGCCGTGCGTCGTGCCCTCTGCTCTGTGATGGTCTTCGCTGTCGTGGACAAAGCGGGCACCGTTGTCATGTCCGATGGTGAAGAGTTGGATTCGTGGTCGGTGCTTATTAATGGCGCCGTGGAGATTGAGCATGCGAATGGCACACGCGAAGAGCTGCAAATGGGCGATTCATTTGGCATATTGCCCACCATGGATAAGCTGTATCATCGTGGTGTGATGCGCACCAAATGCGACGATTGCCAATTTGTGTGCATCACTCAAACAGATTACTATCGCATTCAGCATCAGGGCGAGGAGAATACCCGACGGCATGAGGACGACAATGGTCGCATTGTTATGGTCACCGAACTGCGTTCGATTGGCGGCAGCGGTGCGGAGAGTCACACAGCTGCCACAACTGGAGCAACAGCCGCTGCGAATCTGAATACAAAGCGTGGTCACGTTGTGATTCGTGGCACGCCGGATCGACTTTTGCAGCAGCTCGTGGAGGAGAATTCGATGACGGATCCCACGTATGTGGAGGACTTTCTGCTCACGCATCGCATCTTCATACAGAATCCCCAGGAGGTGACCAGCAAATTGCTGCATTGGTTCGATCTGGAGCAGCTGGACACGCACAAGACGCAGGAGTTGCGAGATCGCGTCACACGCGTCGTTTTGTTGTGGGTCAACAATCATTTCACCGACTTTGAGGCGGATCACGAGATGATGGAGTTTCTGGAGATCTTTGAGGCCGGTCTGGAACGCAAGAAGCTACTCAGCCAGCTGCGTTTGCTGCACATTGCGTGTGCCGCCAAAGCGCGCATGCGCAGTTGCATCTTGACGCGTTCGTCGCGCGATGAAGCCCTCAACTTTCAAATCATTGGTGGCTACGAGCTGCGTGGCGTTGCTGCAGCCACTGGAAATGCATCGGTGGGCATTTATATATCGCACGTGGAGGCAGGCTCAAAGGCTCAGGATGTGGGCCTCAAGCGTGGCGATCAGATCCATGAAGTCAACGGCCAGTCGCTGGATCATGTGACCAGCAAACGTGCGCTGGAGCTGCTCACGGGCACCACGCATCTGAGCATACAGGTGAAGAGCAATCTGCTGGGCTTTAAGGAGATTATGCAGGCGCTGGAGcatggcagcggcagcagtgCTGGAGGTGGTGGCATCAGCTCAACTGGCAGCGGCAGCTTCAAAAGTTTGCGCAGTCCCCGACGCATTTGCGCCAACGATATTGCCAAGCTGCACGGACGCAGTGATAGCACCACCGAGGAGCTAAGCAATCGGGCGCACATGGTGCGTTTGAGTTCAGTGGACATGCTGCTCGATCAGCCCGATTGTGCCCCGCCCCAGACGCCGCCAGTTGGCGGTGGCAGCAGCGGAGGAGGCAACTTGGCGTCGAATTTCATGCAACAACTGCTGCAGAGCGTCAACTCGAATTCGGCCAAGAAGTGCAGCGCAGAGGATGGGAAACCAGGAGGCTTTATGACGCTGGCGCCGAAGCGGCGACTGCAAAAGGCTTTGGCCAAAATGAAACTACTCaacaatcagcagcagcagcaaccgcatGCGACGGGCAGCGGCCTCAACGACAGCTCCGACACGCTGCTCAATGAGCCGcaatgcaaagcaaagctaTCCGCTGCCAGCtccggcagcagcagctgcaactccACCTCGaatggcaactgcaacagtGCAGGTCGCTTGTATCAATCACAATCGAATCCCGATCTGAGCAGTCTCAACTATGACAACGGCAGTGAACCCAGCGCCACGTTGCAAGTGAACTATTTGCAGGCGAATCTGCATCGTCCGTCGGCGGCCAGCACATTGACAGCCAGCTCGATGCTGCCACCGGATTATCCCGAGCATGTGCTCAAGGTTTACAAGTCGGATCAGACCTGCAAGTACGTGCTGATCTACAAGGAGACGACAGCACACGAGGTGGTGATGTTGACGCTGCAGGAGTTTGGCATACACGATCCCAGCTCCAACTTCTCGCTGTGCGAAGTCAGCGTGGGCGAAGGCGGCATGGTGAAGCAGCGTCGTCTGCCCGATCAGTTGCAGAATCTGGCTGAGCGCATTAGCTTTGCAGCCCGCTACTATCTCAAGCTGAACGACAGCACGGAGCCGCTGGTGCCGGATGAATTGGCGCTGGAATTGGTGCGTGAATCTGGTGTGcactttttgcaattgaatgcCTATGAGTTGGCCATTCAGTTGACGCTGCAGGACTTTGCCAACTTCCGGCAAATCGAGTCCACCGAGTACATTGATGAGCTCTTCGAGCTGCAGTCTAAATATGGTGTGCCCATGCTCAGTAAATTCTCAGAGCTGGTAAATCGTGAGATGTTCTGGGTGGTCAGCGAGATTTGTGCCGAACACAATATTGTGCGACGCATGAAGATCGTCAAGCAGTTCATCAAGATAGCGCGACACTGCAAGGAATGCCGCAATTTCAACTCCATGTTTGCCATCATCTCCGGTTTGGGACACGGCGCCGTCTCGCGGCTGCGTCTGACCTGGGAGAAGCTGCCGTCGAAGTATCAACGCTTGTTCAATGATCTACAGGATCTAATGGATCCGTCTCGCAACATGTCCAAGTACAGGCAACTAGTATCCGCTGAACTGATTGCCCAGCATCCCATCATCCCATTCTATCCAATTGTCAAGAAGGATCTGACCTTTATCCATCTCGGCAACGATACGCGTGTCGACGGTTTGATCAACTTCGAGAAGCTGCGCATGCTCTCCAAGGAGGTGCGACTGCTGACGCACATGTGCAGCTCACCTTACGATCTGTTGGCCATACTCGAGCTCAAGGGTCAGACGCCCTCGAATGCGCTCTTCTCGCTCAACCAGATGTCCGCATCGCAGAGCAACGCGGCTGCCGGCACTGTGATTGCCGCCAACGCGGGGCAGGCGACGATAAAGCGTCGCAAGAAGTCGACGGCGGCGCCGAATCCCAAGAAAATGTTCGAAGAGGCGCAAATGGTGCGTCGGGTGAAGGCGTATTTGAACAGTCTTAAAATACTCAGCGACGAGGATCTGCTGCACAAGCTATCGCTGGAATGCGAGCCACCACATGGCTCCACCTACTCGGGCAGCATTTCGCATGGCAACAGCTCGCATCGCAGTGCCGGAAGTGGCAGCATTGGCGGCGGAGGCAGTGGACAAGGCACTGGCAGCATTCACAATGCTGGCGGCGATCAGCTGAGCATTTACTCGCACACCAGCTCCAGCTCGGCACCGAACTCATCGCTCTCGCTGCGCAAACGCCATCCCAGCTCACCGACCCTTTCTACCACCAGCTCGACGAGCTCCACCAGCGATCATCAGCGTCGCCAGCAGCTGCACAACAATGGTCCCAAATTTGGCACTGCTTCGCCGCAGGCTGTCAAGAAGATGCTATCGCTGTCCGAGTCCTCGAAGATTCGACCGCATCAACCGTTTGTGCCGCGTCACAGCTCAGCTCTGCCGGGCGTCATTCCGCCGCTGCATCATCTGCATGCCGCTCATGGCTTCAGTACGCCGTCTGGTCCTGGAGGCGTCACAGCGGCGTCTGTCGCAGCTGGGGTTGTCAATGCACAGTGCACTCCCAGTCCCAGTCCGTGTGCTCACCGTCGTCTGGCATCAGGAG GCAACATAATGCCCACTCGGGCGATACACGAGCGTTCGCATTCGGACACCCCCGCCCCGCCGCCGCTGCCCTCGGTGGATCTGTCGCTGGAGAGCAGCAGTGTGACAACCTTCCGTGATTTACCGCTACGTAAATCCGTGACTTCCG GTGGCCCGCCAAATTTTATGGATAGCACCAAGTGTACCATATGTCCCATGCCACCCATGAATCAATAA